Proteins encoded together in one Lathyrus oleraceus cultivar Zhongwan6 chromosome 5, CAAS_Psat_ZW6_1.0, whole genome shotgun sequence window:
- the LOC127078696 gene encoding uncharacterized protein LOC127078696 — MMKSINVVVDDQETDITDDIETFLNDSPAEPSDKSSESESTQAEPKADQGVSTPLAQIYSPSEVEQPSGKGDDSSNSEKALAAEGLRSLGQTVSDKGKSMAFNRANASHSEKHDDANVVIDLEDGSSDDQEESLIHHIKPSVAKRMKTRKGKPVAELMSAREAKKSAVIGPSKPCSKVEIKKRKVRDDSKPEKDVEEDVPNISPAKKTIVRKSPVKDGAAKWKFVIQRRVAVERELGKDVADVKEVMDLIQAVVILKNVVGFSQCYEGLVKEFIVNIPEDIYDKNNKEFCKVYVRGRNNEGVGELEVTDNQVYREITAKQVKVWPFKKHLPAGKLTIKYVILHKIGAANWVPTNHISTIANTLGRFIFVVGTKVKFNYGRYMFDQIIKHATTNTVKLPIAFPFMICGIILNQHPGILCSNDLPSRRKPALSVHYKLFEGSHVKDIVMTSAMRRPVSKAGAIAELKETCKEPGEGIRVATARKQSLEALIESLEQAEVENVEHANVSHEEEAEAHTFSERSANNDDASGNSASGAAEEAAKTSSTE; from the exons ATGATGaaatctatcaatgttgttgttgatgatcaagagactgataTCACAGACGATATTGAAACATTTCTGAATGATTCCCCAGCTGAACCTTCTGATAAAAGTAGTGAGAGTGAGTCCACCCAGGCTGAACCTAAAGCTGATCAA GGGGTTTCTACTCCCCTTGCTCAAATCTATTCCCCTTCTGAGGTTGAACAACCTAGTGGTAAGGGTGATGATTCCTCCAATTCTGAAAAGGCCTTGGCTGCTGAAGGGTTACGCTCTCTAGGGCAAACCGTGTCTGACAAAGGGAAATCTATGGCCTTTAACAGGGCTAATGCTTCCCACTCTGAGAAGCATGATGATGCAAATGTTGTGATTGATCTAGAGGATGGTAGCTCTGATGATCAAGAGGAAAGCTTGATTCATCACATAAAGCCAAGTGTGGCTAAACGCATGAAGACTCGCAAAGGAAAACCTGTGGCTGAACTTATGTCAGCTAGAGAAGCTAAGAAGAGTGCAGTCATTGGTCCCTCCAAACCATGTAGCAAGGTTGAAATAAAGAAGAGGAAGGTTAGGGATGATTCTAAGCCTGAAAaggatgttgaggaagatgtccctaACATCTCACCTGCGAAGAAAACTATTGTTAGGAAGTCTCCTGTTAAA GATGGAGCTGCTaagtggaaatttgtgattcaGAGAAGGGTAGCTGTGGAAAGGGAATTGGGAAAAGATGTTGCTGATgtcaaggaggtcatggacctgatacAAGCTGTTGTGATTTTGAAGAATGTTGTTGGGTTTTCTCAATGCTACGAAGGTTTAGTCAAGGAATTTATTGTTAATATTCCTGAGGATATTTATGATAAGAACAACAAGGAGTTCTGCAAGGTGTATGTGAGGG GCAGAAATAATGAGGGTGTAGGAGAATTAGAGGTTACAGACAATCAGGTCTATAGGGAGATTACAGCTAAGCAGGTGAAAGTTTGGCCTTttaaaaagcatcttcctgctgGGAAGTTGACTATCAAGTATGTTATCTTGCATAAAATAGGAGCTGCTAACTGGGTCCCTACCAACCATATCTCCACCATTGCTAATACTCTTGGGAGGTTTATTTTTGTTGTTGGGACAAAAGTGAAATTTAACTACGGTAGATATATGTTTGACCAAATCATCAAGCATGCAACTACTAATACAGTTAAGCTGCCAATTGCTTTCCCCTTTATGATCTGTGGAATTATCTTGAATCAACATCCTGGTATTCTGTGCTCAAATGATTTACCTAGTAGGAGAAAACCAGCTCTGTCTGTGCACTACAAACTctttgaaggcagtcatgtcaaggatattgtcatgacatctgccatgAGGAGGCCGGTCTCAAAAGCTGGAGCAATTGCTGAGCTTAAGGAGACATGCAAAGAGCCAGGTGAAGGGATTAGGGTAGCCACAGCTAGAAAACAATCTTTGGAAGCCTTGATTGAAAGCTTGGAGCAGGCTGAGGTTGAAAATGTTGAACATGCTAATGTCAGCCATGAAGAAGAAGCTGAAGCCCACACCTTTAGTGAGAGGTCTGCTAACAATGATGATGCGAGTGGCAATTCTGCTTCTGGTGCTGCTGAAGAGGCTGCAAAAACAAGCTCTACTGAGTAG